The genomic stretch CTGTACCATTTGAGCTTCTATGCAGGCTCGAAGGCTTAGGTACTTTAGATAAGCAGCCGATCGCCTTTTCCTTGGCGACATCCTTAGGTATTGATTGCTTATTTCTAAACAGGTTGAGCCAGGATTTTTCCTGGCTTTTTTTGCGATCGCCCATTGTGCGAGACATGAGCGATTTTTTATCTGTTGCTAATTAAGGCTTTTGAATCATGGCAGACGCGACCCTTCCCCCGCTAATTGTGCAAATGCAGCAACCGGATTTTTACCCTCATCCGGTACAGCAGCCTATTCGCCTGATCCAAACCCACATCTCCTACATTCTGCTCACGGGTGACTATGCCTATAAAGTCAAAAAGCCGCTGAATTTTGGATTTCTAGATTATTCAACCCTTGAAAAGCGTCGGCATTTTTGCCATGAGGAATTGAGGCTCAATCAACGGGCAGCGAAGGAACTCTATTTGGATGTGCTTGCAGTAGCGCAACGGGGCGATCGCTTTGAGTTTACGAATAACGAAGCAGAGGCCGTCGAGTTTATCGTTCAGATGCGCCAGTTTCCCCAAGAAACCTTACTCAGCGCTATGTTTGAGCGGGGCAAACTGACCGAAACCCACGTTGTTGAACTGGCTAAAACCATTGCAGCGTTTCACCAGTCGGCTATCAGTAACGATTACATTCGCACGTTTGGAGAAGTGTCCCAAATTCGGCAGGCGTTTGATGAAAACTACGAGCAAACGCAGAACTATATTGGAGGCCCTCAAACTCAGGAGCAATTTGACGAAACTCGCGCTTACAGCGATCGCATTTTTCAGGAACAAACCGAGCGTTTCCAAGAGCGCATTCGTCAAGGCTGGATTCGCGAATGCCACGGCGATCTACATCTGGGTAATATCTGCTACTGGCGCGATCGCTTTTGGCTGTTTGACTGCATTGAGTTTAATGAGCCGTTTCGGTTTGTTGATGTCATGTTTGACATTGCCTACATCGTCATGGACTTGACGGCTCGCCAGCGTACCGATCTCAGTACGTTGTTTTTGAATACCTATTGCGAATCCATTGGCGACTGGGAAGGACTCCTCATTCTGCCTATTTACGTGAATCGCCAAAGTTATGTACGGGCAAAGGTTACCTCGTTTCTGCTCGATGATCCGGCGATCGCCGATGCCCAGAAAGCCAAGATTCAAAAAACGGCAG from Synechococcales cyanobacterium T60_A2020_003 encodes the following:
- a CDS encoding AAA family ATPase encodes the protein MADATLPPLIVQMQQPDFYPHPVQQPIRLIQTHISYILLTGDYAYKVKKPLNFGFLDYSTLEKRRHFCHEELRLNQRAAKELYLDVLAVAQRGDRFEFTNNEAEAVEFIVQMRQFPQETLLSAMFERGKLTETHVVELAKTIAAFHQSAISNDYIRTFGEVSQIRQAFDENYEQTQNYIGGPQTQEQFDETRAYSDRIFQEQTERFQERIRQGWIRECHGDLHLGNICYWRDRFWLFDCIEFNEPFRFVDVMFDIAYIVMDLTARQRTDLSTLFLNTYCESIGDWEGLLILPIYVNRQSYVRAKVTSFLLDDPAIADAQKAKIQKTAAQYYTLAWQWSQPKPQGRLVMMSGLSGSGKSTVARQLALKTGAIALRSDAIRKHLGGIPVQERGTDELYTPEMTQKTYARLLALGMRLATEGGYTVILDAKYDRVALRSAVLEAAQAANVPIEIYHCTAPLDVLSDRLRTRTGDIADATVEVLARQTFEDFTDAERSLVRFVDTTQDLDSQIR